In Fragaria vesca subsp. vesca unplaced genomic scaffold, FraVesHawaii_1.0 scf0513160_u, whole genome shotgun sequence, a single window of DNA contains:
- the LOC101312226 gene encoding putative disease resistance protein At1g50180-like: MAGLGKTTLAKQVYRDNEVRQHFDCFAWVCISQRFQVRDVWEEILVKVSALERKEIAQMMDGEIAAKLYLVQQENKCLVVLDDIWTIGTWESLKAAFPLCEETKSRILLTTRNEEVARYSDRNSFLFQPQPLNDHNGWQLLEKIAIFGRDEIDSRTFTMMKKLGKKMLQPCAGLPLAITVLAGLLARKETVDEWDMVHKNVCAYIRRGEGHKQENKGALWLLALSYDDLPYHLKPCFLYLGHFPEDFEIPVKRLTQLWIAEGFISASQERMTVEETMEDVAYGYLNELVERCVLQISEQGSVRKIKSCHLHDLMRDLCLEKVKQENFLQISSSMIANDAATVEVRRLAIYLDENADELVPLTNHKDSHLRSLLYFYPGYYWILRNEKLVGLLFKKFKLLRVLKLEWLGTPVELPNEIGNMVHLRFLSLSRCVVEDDTTQAFIFTPLLDGRT; the protein is encoded by the exons ATGGCCGGTTTGGGGAAAACAACTCTTGCAAAACAGGTTTATCGTGATAATGAAGTCAGACAACACTTTGATTGTTTTGCTTGGGTTTGTATATCTCAACGATTTCAAGTACGAGATGTCTGGGAAGAAATCTTAGTCAAAGTTTCTGccttggaaagaaaagaaattgctCAAATGATGGATGGTGAAATAGCGGCGAAGCTTTATCTTGTACAGCAAGAGAATAAATGTTTGGTAGTACTCGATGACATATGGACTATCGGGACCTGGGAGTCTCTAAAAGCCGCATTTCCACTGTGTGAGGAAACTAAGAGCAGAATATTACTCACAACGCGGAATGAAGAGGTAGCTCGGTATTCAGACAGAAATAGTTTCCTCTTCCAACCTCAACCATTAAATGACCATAACGGTTGGCAACTGTTGGAGAAGATAGCAATTTTTGGTAGAGATGAAATAG aTTCCAGAACTTTCACAATGATGAAAAAACTAGGGAAGAAGATGCTTCAACCATGTGCAGGTCTCCCATTAGCCATTACTGTTCTCGCAGGACTTCTAGCAAGAAAGGAGACAGTTGATGAATGGGATATGGTGCATAAAAATGTTTGTGCATATATTCGAAGAGGGGAAGGccataaacaagaaaacaaaggagcTTTGTGGTTGTTGGCATTAAGTTATGATGATCTACCGTATCACTTAAAACCCTGCTTTCTGTATTTGGGCCATTTTCCTGAAGATTTTGAGATACCAGTGAAAAGATTGACTCAATTATGGATAGCAGAAGGTTTTATATCTGCATCACAAGAAAGAATGACAGTGGAGGAGACAATGGAGGATGTAGCTTATGGTTATTTGAATGAGTTGGTAGAAAGATGTGTGCTACAAATTTCAGAACAGGGTTCTGTTAGAAAGATTAAATCTTGTCATCTTCATGATCTCATGCGAGACTTGTGCTTAGAAAAGGTGAAACAGGAGAACTTTCTCCAGATTTCTTCTTCCATGATAGCCAATGATGCAGCAACGGTTGAAGTTCGAAGACTTGCAATCTACTTGGATGAGAATGCCGATGAATTGGTTCCATTGACAAACCACAAAGACAGCCACCTTCGGTCACTACTGTACTTTTACCCAGGATATTATTGGATTCTCAGAAATGAGAAGTTAGTAGGATTGCTGTTTAAGAAGTTCAAATTGCTTCGAGTTTTGAAGCTTGAATGGTTGGGAACACCGGTAGAATTGCCGAATGAGATTGGCAACATGGTCCACTTGAGATTTTTGAGTCT TTCCAGATGTGTTGTGGAAGATGACACAACTCAGGCATTTATATTTACCCCTCTATTGGACGGCAGAACCTAA
- the LOC101312515 gene encoding uncharacterized protein LOC101312515 gives MAAELQPLEATIPAGPTTTATSTPPPHIPTPATAPITSTTAPPPPPTTALHSAENPAPQFQPGQKRQRRPSVRLGEIGDQPAATVSIDSHMRRARYPWKLPKDSSKSVKARSITNLVNGHDSTENGFEFGNRKIKSKRAATTKRVRSNWIANSKIDEGGDSREEGEGWMSADPSPVRDESPVQSAEENDNWEAEEQRRVWGRGSESRENDAVEMPESNWSGVRTWLIELGLSRYTPVFEIHEVDDEVLPMLTLEDLKDMGINAVGSRRKMYSAIQKLRKGFS, from the coding sequence ATGGCAGCTGAGCTACAGCCACTGGAAGCCACAATCCCCGCCGGCCCAACCACCACCGCCACGTCGACACCCCCACCTCATATACCCACACCTGCCACCGCACCAATCACATCCACAACcgcaccaccaccaccgccaacGACGGCTCTACACTCGGCTGAGAACCCCGCCCCTCAATTCCAACCGGGCCAGAAACGCCAGCGCCGGCCCAGCGTCCGCCTAGGCGAGATCGGCGACCAGCCCGCTGCCACCGTCTCAATCGACTCGCACATGCGGCGGGCCAGGTACCCCTGGAAGCTCCCGAAGGACTCGAGTAAATCCGTCAAGGCCAGGTCGATCACGAACCTGGTCAACGGCCACGACTCGACGGAGAACGGATTCGAGTTCGGGAACCGGAAGATCAAATCGAAGCGGGCGGCGACGACGAAGCGAGTCCGGTCGAATTGGATAGCGAACTCGAAGATCGACGAGGGAGGGGATAGCCGGGAGGAAGGGGAGGGGTGGATGAGCGCGGATCCGAGTCCGGTGAGGGACGAGAGTCCGGTGCAGTCGGCGGAGGAGAACGATAATTGGGAGGCGGAGGAGCAGAGGAGGGTTTGGGGGAGGGGATCGGAGAGCAGGGAAAACGACGCCGTTGAGATGCCGGAGTCGAATTGGAGCGGGGTGAGGACGTGGCTAATTGAATTGGGGTTGAGTCGGTATACGCCGGTGTTTGAGATACATGAGGTGGATGACGAGGTGTTGCCGATGCTGACGTTGGAGGATCTTAAAGATATGGGGATCAACGCCGTCGGATCACGGCGGAAAATGTACAGTGCGATCCAGAAGCTTCGCAAGGGGTTCTCGTGA